The proteins below are encoded in one region of Aquisphaera giovannonii:
- a CDS encoding GxGYxYP domain-containing protein: MRKRQVAWWFACGMLAVSPAIAAEARWFPEQAKAAGIVRTVLEGRFPEPGRAHSMLVQSVAGLAAQAVNEGRGDELVWVSTTNRDLEDWYARILRRPGAPTSRGAELEPWALVDRFRKAGIVRGYVVYRADRSKGEINEHRPGLDNSVNVATSLAGVLGAVLVEDTLEPEARRRGLERLADARDMTPSRCLETYRGRFNRRLLTCQDPRKPNVRDLAIAQRSFTSYGPDPSVEAALRWLEPLSPVLGWNGGDELETTRLSTVHGQFQTATDWCMNLPVLMAASSGTATEVKPLDPGSINWDDGRGAVSFVMTDGDNVQWYEGGFFGDANYWSSPARGKIPFGWSCPFAHLAQLGPVLIDRAREQQGPNDTFVEWGGGYYYPDLFARDRPDARGLLAEHARRTADLMRRTGARIIGFNVLDVDSPEAVRSYRAIAGASRGLAAILVFQYNPYEGGAGKVWWVKDADGVELPVISARYSIWEHYPASRSGGTPAKVARLIRESDAAAAKAGEPPRLDWAIVHAWSYFRRAPGVDEAAEEIPQDEGPSRGVRGYVPATWCAERLPDSIRVVSPEELAWRIRMRHDPEATRKAIRGLRP; this comes from the coding sequence ATGAGGAAGCGACAGGTGGCGTGGTGGTTCGCGTGTGGCATGCTCGCTGTCTCTCCGGCTATCGCGGCCGAGGCCCGCTGGTTCCCCGAGCAGGCGAAGGCCGCGGGGATCGTGCGGACGGTCCTGGAGGGCCGGTTCCCGGAGCCCGGCCGCGCGCATTCGATGCTCGTCCAGTCCGTCGCCGGGCTGGCGGCCCAGGCGGTGAACGAAGGCCGGGGCGACGAGCTCGTCTGGGTCTCGACGACCAATCGCGACCTGGAAGACTGGTACGCGCGGATCTTGAGGAGGCCGGGGGCGCCCACCTCCCGAGGGGCGGAACTCGAGCCGTGGGCGCTCGTCGATCGCTTCCGGAAGGCGGGGATCGTCCGCGGCTATGTGGTCTACCGGGCGGACCGGTCGAAGGGCGAGATCAACGAGCACCGGCCGGGCCTGGACAACTCGGTCAACGTGGCCACGAGCCTGGCGGGCGTGCTCGGCGCCGTGCTCGTCGAGGATACCTTGGAGCCCGAGGCCCGTCGCCGCGGACTGGAGCGATTGGCCGATGCGCGTGACATGACGCCGTCCCGATGCCTCGAGACCTACCGAGGCCGATTCAATCGCCGGCTCCTCACCTGCCAGGACCCCCGGAAGCCGAACGTCCGGGACCTCGCGATCGCCCAGAGGTCGTTCACGTCCTACGGCCCCGATCCGTCGGTCGAGGCCGCGCTGAGGTGGCTGGAGCCGCTCTCGCCGGTGCTCGGATGGAACGGCGGCGACGAGCTGGAGACGACCCGGCTGTCCACGGTCCACGGCCAATTCCAGACGGCGACCGACTGGTGCATGAACCTCCCGGTACTGATGGCGGCCTCGTCCGGCACGGCAACGGAGGTGAAGCCCCTCGACCCGGGGTCGATCAACTGGGACGACGGCCGCGGCGCGGTCAGCTTCGTGATGACCGACGGCGACAACGTGCAGTGGTACGAGGGGGGCTTCTTCGGCGACGCGAACTACTGGTCCAGCCCGGCGCGCGGCAAGATCCCCTTCGGCTGGTCGTGTCCGTTCGCGCACCTCGCGCAGCTCGGCCCGGTCCTGATCGACCGGGCCCGCGAGCAGCAGGGGCCGAACGACACGTTCGTGGAATGGGGAGGCGGCTACTACTACCCCGACCTCTTCGCCCGCGACCGGCCCGACGCCCGGGGCCTGCTGGCCGAGCATGCCCGCCGCACCGCGGACCTGATGCGCCGGACCGGGGCGCGGATCATCGGCTTCAACGTCCTCGACGTCGATTCGCCGGAAGCCGTTCGGTCCTACCGGGCGATCGCCGGCGCGTCGCGCGGCCTGGCCGCGATCCTCGTCTTCCAGTACAACCCCTACGAGGGCGGGGCCGGCAAGGTCTGGTGGGTGAAGGATGCGGACGGCGTGGAGCTCCCCGTGATCTCCGCCCGGTACTCCATCTGGGAGCACTACCCGGCGTCCCGCTCGGGCGGCACACCCGCGAAGGTCGCCCGCCTGATCCGCGAGTCCGACGCGGCGGCGGCCAAGGCCGGCGAGCCCCCGCGGCTGGACTGGGCGATCGTTCACGCCTGGTCCTACTTCCGGCGGGCCCCCGGCGTGGACGAGGCGGCCGAGGAGATCCCCCAGGACGAGGGCCCCTCTCGCGGCGTCCGCGGCTACGTCCCGGCCACCTGGTGCGCCGAACGCCTGCCGGATTCCATCCGGGTGGTCTCCCCCGAGGAGCTCGCCTGGCGCATCCGGATGCGGCATGATCCCGAAGCCACCCGGAAGGCGATCCGGGGCCTGAGGCCCTGA
- a CDS encoding sulfatase-like hydrolase/transferase encodes MRGSFRPGAAWGAIVGGVLATAVAGVAAAREPGKPNIVIILADDMGFADVGFQGSRDIPTPHVDSLAAGGVRCTNGYVSGPYCSPTRAGLLTGRYQQRFGHEFNPGPQAEEGSAAFGLPLSETTIANRLKAAGYDTGLVGKWHLGNAPEYRPNRRGFDEFFGFLGGAHTYIPGQGAPIYRGDEVVREKEYLTDAFTREAVSYIERHKDRPFFLYLAYNAVHTPMDATDARLKRFAGIADERRRTYAAMLSALDEGVGKVLGALRAAKLEEDTLIFFFSDNGGPTMKGTTINGSVNAPLRGSKRTTLEGGIHVPFAVQWKGKLEAGKVYEKPVIQLDVLPTALAAAGVPASEDAHLDGVNLLPFLKGEASGTPHEALYWRLGQQWAIRRGDWKLVRYDSAVDEGTVSAPARTKVTPPRLYNLASDIGEAHDLAAERPETVRDLQSAWESWSAKLSKPLWGPGNAQPAADRAERRPAAAVSPAKRPNIVYILADDLGWADVGWHGEEIRPPRLDRLAASGARLEQFYVEPLCTQTRAALLTGRYPIRHGLQVGVVRPWAAYGLPMEERTLAQALKGAGYETAIVGKWHLGHALPEFLPTRRGFDHQYGLYNGAIDYFTHMRDGGLDWHRDDRASRDEGYSTHLLGDEAARRIAEHDASRPLFLYLAFNAVHAPHQVPDRYKGPYASLPEPRRTYAGMVAAMDEAVGKVVDALRAKGIADDTLILFSSDNGGPNPGKVTSNGPLRGAKATPYEGGVRVPAFAAWPGHIKAGTVVDAPLHAVDWYPTLVKLAGGSLDQSQPLDGRDAWPAIAEGAASPHEEILLVSTPHGGAIRAGDWKLVVNGAGRAGIPDESDAPRRARGPAAGKAELFNLAADPYEKTDLAAENPSKLAELEGRLGRYSAAAVAPRSGPKPAGFRSPKVWGEPDATTASASR; translated from the coding sequence ATGAGAGGTTCGTTCCGACCCGGCGCCGCCTGGGGGGCGATCGTCGGGGGGGTGCTGGCGACGGCCGTCGCCGGCGTGGCCGCGGCGCGAGAGCCCGGCAAGCCCAACATCGTCATCATCCTGGCCGACGACATGGGGTTCGCGGACGTCGGCTTCCAGGGTTCGCGGGACATCCCGACCCCGCACGTCGATTCGCTGGCCGCCGGCGGGGTGCGCTGCACCAACGGGTACGTGTCGGGCCCGTATTGCAGCCCGACGCGGGCGGGGCTGCTGACGGGCCGCTATCAGCAGCGGTTCGGCCACGAGTTCAACCCCGGGCCCCAGGCGGAGGAGGGGAGCGCCGCGTTCGGCCTGCCCCTGTCCGAGACGACCATCGCCAACCGCCTCAAGGCGGCCGGCTATGACACGGGGCTCGTCGGCAAGTGGCACCTCGGGAACGCGCCGGAGTACCGGCCCAACCGCCGCGGGTTCGACGAGTTCTTCGGATTCCTCGGCGGCGCCCACACGTACATCCCGGGCCAGGGCGCGCCGATCTACCGCGGGGACGAGGTCGTCCGCGAGAAGGAGTACCTGACGGACGCCTTCACGCGGGAGGCCGTCTCTTACATCGAGCGGCACAAGGACCGGCCCTTCTTCCTGTACCTGGCGTACAACGCCGTGCACACGCCGATGGACGCGACCGACGCGAGGCTGAAGCGGTTCGCCGGGATCGCCGACGAGCGGCGCCGGACCTACGCGGCGATGCTCTCCGCGCTGGATGAGGGCGTCGGCAAGGTCCTCGGCGCCCTGCGGGCCGCGAAGCTGGAGGAGGACACGCTGATCTTCTTCTTCAGCGACAACGGCGGGCCGACCATGAAGGGGACCACGATCAACGGATCCGTCAACGCCCCGCTCCGGGGCTCCAAGCGGACGACGCTGGAGGGGGGCATCCACGTCCCCTTCGCGGTGCAATGGAAGGGCAAGCTGGAAGCCGGCAAGGTCTATGAGAAGCCGGTGATCCAGCTCGACGTGCTGCCGACGGCCCTCGCCGCCGCCGGCGTCCCGGCGAGCGAGGACGCGCACCTGGACGGCGTGAACCTCCTCCCGTTCCTGAAGGGTGAGGCGTCCGGCACGCCGCACGAGGCGCTGTACTGGCGGCTCGGCCAGCAGTGGGCCATCCGCCGGGGCGACTGGAAGCTCGTCCGCTACGACTCGGCGGTCGACGAAGGGACCGTGTCCGCGCCGGCCAGGACGAAGGTGACGCCGCCGAGGCTCTACAACCTGGCTTCGGACATCGGCGAGGCGCACGACCTGGCGGCCGAGCGCCCAGAGACGGTCCGGGATCTCCAGTCCGCCTGGGAATCCTGGAGCGCAAAACTGTCGAAGCCCCTCTGGGGGCCCGGCAACGCCCAGCCCGCGGCGGACCGCGCGGAGCGACGTCCCGCCGCGGCCGTCTCGCCGGCCAAGAGGCCGAACATCGTCTACATCCTCGCCGATGACCTCGGCTGGGCGGACGTCGGTTGGCACGGCGAGGAGATCCGGCCCCCCCGGCTCGACCGGCTCGCGGCCTCGGGTGCCCGCCTGGAGCAGTTCTACGTCGAGCCCCTCTGCACGCAGACTAGGGCGGCCCTGCTGACCGGGCGGTATCCGATCCGACACGGCCTCCAGGTCGGCGTCGTCCGCCCCTGGGCCGCCTACGGCCTGCCGATGGAGGAGCGGACGCTCGCCCAGGCCCTGAAGGGGGCCGGGTACGAGACGGCCATCGTCGGCAAGTGGCACCTCGGCCACGCCCTGCCGGAGTTCCTGCCGACTCGCCGCGGATTCGACCACCAGTACGGCCTGTACAACGGCGCGATCGACTACTTCACCCACATGCGTGACGGCGGCCTGGACTGGCACCGCGACGACCGGGCCTCGCGCGACGAGGGGTACAGCACGCACCTGCTCGGCGACGAGGCCGCACGGCGGATCGCCGAGCACGACGCCTCTCGGCCGCTGTTCCTCTACCTGGCGTTCAACGCCGTCCATGCGCCGCACCAGGTGCCGGACCGCTACAAGGGGCCGTACGCCTCGCTGCCGGAGCCGCGGAGGACCTATGCCGGCATGGTCGCGGCGATGGACGAGGCCGTCGGCAAGGTCGTCGACGCCCTCCGCGCGAAGGGGATCGCCGACGACACCCTCATCCTCTTCTCGAGCGACAACGGCGGCCCCAACCCGGGCAAGGTGACCAGCAACGGCCCGCTCCGGGGCGCCAAGGCGACGCCCTACGAGGGGGGCGTGCGGGTCCCCGCCTTCGCGGCCTGGCCCGGGCACATCAAGGCCGGGACCGTGGTCGACGCGCCGCTGCACGCCGTGGACTGGTACCCGACGCTCGTGAAGCTCGCCGGCGGCTCGCTCGACCAGTCGCAGCCGCTGGACGGGCGCGACGCCTGGCCGGCGATCGCCGAGGGGGCGGCCTCGCCGCACGAGGAGATCCTCCTCGTCTCCACGCCGCATGGCGGGGCGATCCGGGCCGGCGACTGGAAGCTCGTGGTCAACGGCGCGGGCCGCGCGGGCATCCCCGACGAGTCCGACGCCCCGCGCCGCGCGAGGGGGCCGGCGGCGGGCAAGGCGGAGCTGTTCAACCTCGCCGCGGATCCGTACGAGAAGACGGACCTCGCCGCGGAGAACCCCTCGAAGCTCGCCGAGCTGGAGGGCCGCCTCGGCCGGTATTCGGCCGCCGCGGTGGCGCCCCGGAGCGGGCCGAAGCCCGCGGGCTTCCGCTCGCCAAAGGTCTGGGGCGAGCCCGATGCGACGACGGCCTCGGCATCTCGCTGA
- a CDS encoding DUF1559 domain-containing protein, producing the protein MSLESTGDRIALHRARRGASRPGFTLIELLVVIAIIAVLIALLLPAVQSAREAARRVQCTNNLKQIGLALHNYHSAYDKFPMGSSKNMQNLGEYHAQHGLSAHAQMLGFLGETPLYNAINFNWGMNASATCGPINSTAYLTRVAAFVCPSDANAGVTNLNSYNDSIGTTTIDAVQQTATGSTGLFTFWRSYGITNVTDGTSNTIAFSEALVGDNSTSWTKSAGIVQLGTLPATAEILDASSNLPAIQAGLQACNAAWTNRSGKLNTARGNYWFHGTEAQTMFNTVVPPNSQSYPWAYCSDGQIGGAAFSSANSHHAGGVNVLLADGSVKFVKDSISQQVWMALGTRADGEVLSSDSY; encoded by the coding sequence ATGTCCCTCGAGTCCACGGGCGACCGGATCGCCCTCCATCGCGCCCGACGGGGCGCCTCCCGGCCGGGCTTCACGCTGATCGAGCTGCTGGTGGTGATCGCGATCATCGCCGTCCTGATCGCGCTGCTGCTGCCGGCCGTGCAGTCGGCCCGCGAGGCGGCCCGGCGGGTCCAGTGCACCAACAACCTGAAGCAGATCGGCCTGGCCCTGCACAACTACCATTCGGCCTACGACAAGTTCCCGATGGGGTCTTCCAAGAACATGCAGAACCTGGGCGAGTACCACGCCCAGCATGGGCTGAGCGCGCACGCCCAGATGCTCGGCTTCTTGGGCGAAACGCCGCTCTACAACGCGATCAACTTCAACTGGGGGATGAACGCGAGCGCGACGTGCGGGCCGATCAACTCCACCGCGTATCTCACGAGGGTCGCCGCGTTCGTCTGCCCGTCCGATGCCAACGCCGGCGTCACGAACCTGAACAGCTACAACGACAGCATCGGCACGACGACGATCGACGCCGTCCAGCAGACGGCCACGGGGAGCACGGGGCTGTTCACGTTCTGGCGGTCGTACGGCATCACGAACGTCACCGACGGCACCTCGAACACGATCGCCTTCTCCGAGGCCCTGGTCGGCGACAATTCGACCAGCTGGACGAAGTCCGCGGGGATCGTGCAGCTCGGGACGCTACCCGCCACGGCGGAGATCCTCGACGCGTCGTCGAACCTGCCCGCCATCCAGGCCGGCCTGCAGGCCTGCAACGCGGCCTGGACCAACCGGTCCGGCAAGCTGAACACGGCGCGCGGGAACTACTGGTTCCACGGCACCGAGGCGCAGACGATGTTCAATACGGTGGTGCCGCCCAACTCGCAATCCTACCCGTGGGCCTACTGCTCCGACGGGCAGATCGGCGGCGCGGCGTTCAGCTCGGCGAACAGCCACCACGCCGGCGGCGTGAACGTCCTGCTGGCCGACGGCAGCGTCAAGTTCGTCAAGGACTCGATCAGCCAGCAGGTCTGGATGGCCCTCGGCACGCGGGCCGACGGCGAGGTGCTCAGCAGCGACAGCTACTGA
- a CDS encoding DMT family transporter: MRPTTRGRAFVLAAGILWSLGGLLGKSVAMDPLGIAFYRSLFAGLALLPLVSPRRWAFRPSMVPLGIAFGSMIGFYLAAIKLTTAANAIYLQYTATFWVIPLGMLFLGEHPSRRALWGVALAMVGIAVIVARGYDGRPDEWRGVALGLASGASFAVIATGMRGLREHDPTWLSVVYNLLGAATLAAWMTVPGRGIPTPTAGQAAFLAVFGVVQMAIPYVLFARGLRDVSAAEAALIALVEPILGPIWVALVLGELPAPATVVGGMFLLLGILCRYAPSGRVAGAGPPTAGPPASAGSRPRR, translated from the coding sequence TTGAGACCGACGACCAGGGGCCGGGCCTTCGTCCTGGCCGCGGGCATCCTCTGGAGCCTGGGCGGGCTGTTGGGCAAGTCGGTGGCGATGGACCCGCTGGGCATCGCCTTCTACCGCAGCCTCTTCGCGGGGCTCGCCCTCCTGCCCCTGGTGTCGCCGCGGCGGTGGGCGTTCCGGCCGTCGATGGTCCCCTTGGGGATCGCCTTCGGCTCCATGATCGGGTTCTACCTCGCGGCCATCAAGCTGACGACCGCGGCCAACGCGATCTACCTCCAGTACACGGCCACCTTCTGGGTGATCCCGCTGGGGATGCTATTCCTGGGCGAGCACCCGAGTCGCCGGGCCCTCTGGGGCGTGGCCCTGGCCATGGTGGGCATCGCCGTCATCGTGGCGAGGGGCTACGACGGCCGGCCCGACGAGTGGAGGGGGGTCGCCCTCGGGCTGGCCAGCGGGGCGAGCTTCGCCGTCATCGCCACCGGCATGCGAGGCCTCCGCGAGCACGACCCGACGTGGCTGAGCGTCGTGTACAACCTCCTCGGCGCCGCGACCCTGGCGGCCTGGATGACGGTCCCCGGCCGCGGGATCCCGACGCCGACGGCCGGGCAGGCCGCGTTCCTCGCCGTCTTCGGCGTCGTGCAGATGGCGATCCCGTACGTGCTCTTCGCCCGAGGGCTCCGCGACGTGTCCGCGGCCGAGGCCGCGCTCATCGCGCTGGTGGAGCCCATCCTCGGCCCGATCTGGGTGGCCCTGGTGCTCGGCGAGCTCCCCGCGCCGGCCACCGTGGTCGGCGGCATGTTCCTGCTCCTGGGCATCCTTTGCCGCTACGCGCCCTCGGGCCGGGTCGCCGGCGCCGGCCCTCCTACGGCCGGCCCACCCGCATCCGCCGGGTCGCGTCCGCGGCGCTGA
- a CDS encoding DUF1559 family PulG-like putative transporter, with translation MTRSLRNHVAARRPAFTLIELLVVIAIIAVLIALLLPAVQAAREAARRAQCVNNLKQLGLATANYMEVNGTTPLHMHRRSNEWDVPANGASGNHSWYCVILPFVEQTPAYNAINFDYSSGWDEIATQKGPNITTNLMAISSFLCPSDGERNTYLGVNWGNFNYVASCGVPRNYLMPGQASTNAASPPPSNGMISESRMNVAGPWSDKWRQNTNRSFSPAAFTDGFSNTAAFSESLISNGTQQNADARRNLRSLDSDYMDNYDAYIDIVVRDGLATAYNWGPWTEERGMTWQFSDSWQKHVYAHAFPPNVSPVVCYYSDTFRCHECDGAMNPTSNHPGGINVAFMDGSVRFIKNNISLPTWWALGTRAGGEVVSADAY, from the coding sequence ATGACTCGTAGTCTCCGAAATCACGTTGCGGCTCGACGACCCGCATTCACGCTGATCGAGCTCCTCGTTGTCATCGCGATCATCGCGGTGCTGATCGCGCTCTTGCTCCCGGCGGTGCAGGCCGCCCGCGAGGCCGCGCGGCGTGCGCAATGCGTGAACAACCTGAAGCAGCTCGGCCTGGCGACGGCCAACTACATGGAGGTCAACGGCACGACGCCCCTGCACATGCACCGCCGCTCCAACGAGTGGGACGTCCCGGCGAATGGGGCCTCGGGCAATCACTCGTGGTACTGCGTGATCCTCCCGTTCGTGGAGCAGACCCCGGCCTACAACGCGATCAATTTCGATTACTCGTCTGGCTGGGACGAGATCGCGACGCAGAAGGGCCCGAACATCACCACGAACCTGATGGCGATCTCCTCGTTCCTCTGCCCCTCGGACGGCGAGCGGAACACCTACCTCGGCGTCAACTGGGGCAACTTCAACTACGTGGCGAGCTGCGGGGTGCCGCGGAACTACCTGATGCCCGGCCAGGCGTCCACCAACGCCGCCTCGCCGCCGCCCTCCAACGGGATGATCTCCGAGTCGCGGATGAACGTGGCCGGGCCCTGGAGCGACAAGTGGCGGCAGAACACCAACCGCAGCTTCAGCCCCGCGGCGTTCACCGACGGGTTCTCGAACACGGCGGCCTTCAGCGAGTCGCTCATCAGCAACGGGACCCAGCAGAACGCCGACGCCCGGCGAAACCTGAGGTCGCTGGACTCCGACTACATGGACAACTACGACGCCTACATCGACATCGTCGTCCGCGACGGGCTCGCCACCGCGTACAACTGGGGCCCCTGGACCGAGGAGCGGGGGATGACCTGGCAGTTCTCCGATAGCTGGCAGAAGCACGTCTACGCCCACGCCTTCCCGCCGAACGTCTCCCCGGTGGTCTGCTACTACTCGGACACCTTCCGCTGCCACGAGTGCGACGGGGCCATGAACCCGACGAGCAATCACCCCGGCGGCATCAACGTGGCGTTCATGGACGGCTCGGTCCGATTCATCAAGAACAACATCAGCCTCCCGACGTGGTGGGCCCTCGGCACCCGCGCCGGCGGGGAGGTCGTCAGCGCCGATGCCTATTGA
- a CDS encoding YezD family protein, giving the protein METRAFADGRDRRASSPSRGVEADLEPVRRALSGLRFGEVRVIVQDGVVVQIERIEKERLR; this is encoded by the coding sequence ATGGAGACCAGGGCATTCGCGGACGGCCGAGATCGGCGGGCCTCGTCCCCGTCCCGCGGCGTGGAGGCCGACCTGGAGCCCGTGCGCCGGGCGCTCAGCGGGCTCCGCTTCGGCGAGGTCCGGGTGATCGTCCAGGACGGGGTGGTCGTCCAGATCGAGCGCATCGAGAAGGAGCGGCTCCGCTGA
- a CDS encoding plasmid pRiA4b ORF-3 family protein produces the protein MSEERKLSDILLEMAKILMRNPDREPSEGAAAAALLIAHVAWNRSVGLGMGNDGYRTILETFEEEEPELWERLKSRDVPALIDELMRYKREHFPDDGRRILTCGIPNGKVRVEWLPAPEPGVDANDQLHLLSLIRIGDIDGAIRHVQKASNLPRDMAATVVAQYARGMATPSVYSPGGRAQPATKSAAGKAGRPATKSDFLRRALARNPDLDLKELNRRWARAGHPGEISSSLASQVRRELGISAACGWHPADDHPEKGTAPALPKAEKKAAGPAQVYQLKVPLKGTKPPVWRRIQTADTDLSDLHDQIQAAMGWHNAHLYEFTLDGRRYSVSRELEDTEDASAARLGRLLKRKGQRFSYVYDFGDSWDHEVVFEGRVAAEPGASYPRCIGGARACPPEDCGGVWGYRELLEATGPRREEFLEWQGGEFDPAAFSAADATRRMRVGRP, from the coding sequence ATGTCCGAGGAGCGCAAGCTCTCCGACATCCTGCTCGAGATGGCCAAGATCCTGATGAGGAACCCGGATCGCGAGCCCTCCGAAGGCGCCGCGGCGGCGGCCCTGCTGATCGCCCACGTCGCGTGGAACCGGTCCGTGGGGCTGGGGATGGGCAACGACGGCTATCGCACCATCCTCGAGACCTTCGAGGAGGAAGAGCCCGAGCTCTGGGAACGGCTGAAATCGCGCGACGTGCCCGCACTGATCGACGAGCTCATGCGATACAAGCGGGAGCACTTCCCCGACGACGGACGGCGCATCCTGACGTGCGGGATACCCAACGGCAAGGTCCGCGTCGAGTGGCTCCCCGCGCCCGAGCCCGGCGTGGACGCGAACGACCAGCTGCACCTCCTCTCGCTGATCCGCATCGGCGACATCGACGGGGCGATCCGCCACGTACAGAAGGCCAGCAATCTTCCCCGGGACATGGCCGCGACGGTCGTCGCCCAGTACGCGAGGGGCATGGCGACTCCATCGGTCTACTCGCCCGGCGGGCGGGCTCAACCCGCGACCAAGTCGGCCGCCGGGAAGGCCGGCCGGCCCGCGACCAAGTCGGACTTCCTCCGCAGGGCCCTGGCCCGCAACCCCGACCTGGACCTCAAGGAGCTCAATCGCCGATGGGCGAGGGCGGGGCATCCCGGCGAGATCAGCTCGTCGCTGGCCTCGCAGGTCCGCCGCGAGCTGGGGATCTCGGCCGCGTGCGGCTGGCATCCGGCCGATGATCATCCGGAGAAGGGGACGGCCCCGGCCCTTCCGAAGGCGGAGAAGAAGGCCGCCGGGCCCGCCCAGGTCTACCAGCTCAAGGTCCCGCTCAAGGGGACGAAGCCGCCGGTCTGGCGGCGGATCCAGACCGCGGACACGGACCTCTCGGACCTCCACGACCAGATCCAGGCCGCGATGGGCTGGCACAACGCGCACCTGTACGAATTCACCCTCGACGGGCGTCGCTACTCCGTGTCGCGTGAGCTCGAGGACACGGAGGACGCCTCGGCCGCGAGGCTCGGCCGCCTGCTGAAGCGTAAGGGGCAACGCTTCTCGTATGTCTACGACTTCGGCGACTCGTGGGACCACGAGGTCGTGTTCGAGGGCCGCGTCGCTGCCGAGCCGGGCGCCTCGTACCCCCGGTGCATCGGCGGCGCCCGCGCCTGCCCTCCGGAGGACTGCGGCGGGGTCTGGGGCTACCGGGAGCTCCTCGAGGCGACCGGCCCGCGGCGGGAGGAGTTCCTCGAATGGCAGGGGGGCGAGTTCGACCCCGCGGCGTTCAGCGCCGCGGACGCGACCCGGCGGATGCGGGTGGGCCGGCCGTAG